The proteins below are encoded in one region of Chloroflexota bacterium:
- a CDS encoding nuclear transport factor 2 family protein: MNTAIPPAARPTTDDGSACRHPAPAPSLDPDIQRSIETQRIMDVVNALATSADAGDWEGLRACMADQIVVDYTSLSGGLPGEMTADTLVDTWKFLSGFQATQHMIASHRVAVHGETATCKAYVVAHHYLPNNTGGAFWRLGGRYHEELVKSADGWKICRITLTVLWTEGNADLLTLAGQRYRALSGAPPRQ, from the coding sequence ATGAACACGGCAATCCCGCCAGCAGCACGCCCCACCACCGATGACGGCTCGGCGTGCCGGCATCCAGCCCCCGCCCCCTCGCTCGACCCAGACATCCAGCGTTCCATCGAGACGCAGCGGATCATGGACGTCGTCAACGCCCTGGCCACCAGCGCGGATGCTGGCGATTGGGAGGGGCTGCGCGCCTGCATGGCCGACCAGATCGTGGTGGACTACACGTCCCTCAGCGGCGGCCTGCCGGGCGAGATGACCGCCGACACCCTGGTGGACACCTGGAAGTTCCTGTCCGGGTTCCAGGCGACGCAGCACATGATCGCCAGTCACCGCGTCGCGGTGCATGGGGAGACGGCGACCTGCAAAGCCTACGTCGTCGCGCACCACTACCTGCCCAACAACACCGGTGGCGCGTTCTGGAGGCTCGGTGGCCGCTACCACGAGGAACTCGTGAAGTCCGCCGACGGCTGGAAGATCTGCCGAATCACCCTCACCGTCCTCTGGACCGAAGGGAACGCCGACCTGCTGACGCTGGCCGGGCAGCGGTACCGGGCGTTGAGCGGCGCGCCCCCGCGGCAATGA
- a CDS encoding S8 family serine peptidase, with protein MALALTFLAAILLVAGSGQTAAARTIPSGVWSTGATQARVDEGPRPKADRQPARQAAEASKHQRIDSALTQTIRASQAGGRAQALESARVRGIAVRDGRVRVVVETAAGRPRAAKAAISGVGGKVEAEYATLLQALLPPSGIEQVAAEPAVRYVRTPAAPQRDAVSGEGVMATNASAWHTAGFTGQGVKVGIIDFGFTGYSARQAAGDLPAALTAVDYCGGLITAPGGEHGTAVAEVVYEMAPGAQVYLLCVDTEVQLGMAKDYAKANGISILVMSASWFNTSRGDGTGSPTSPSAIVADARASGILWVNSVGNRAQQHWTGVYSDTDNDGAHNFTALDNANTVFLPAGETTCISLKWDDWPASSQDYDLEVTVSATGVIVASSSNFQTGTQPPIESRCFTNLTGVSQNFGIWILKFQATAAPRFDLYIYPGPNLEYQSAAGSITEPGSSPSAFAVGAICWQNDRLESYSGQGPTIDGRIKPDIAGQTHVSSGVYGAFVSCPGGSNGQGGFDGTSAAAPHVAGAAALVKSANLTYTADQIQAFLEGRAVDLGTTGRDNQYGAGKLILGAAPGAGGLPAPTMPVGIPGVVTPPGPGVAADPGPYPQTSQYFPEDDTDKPRRLTRDERRQRAATSRIGSDDVHTEGNVLRVECKAETPFLVIGMRDGDQTVRLHATAREKCGSVSVGSYVLVEGVKEHEGLFDADELDLAD; from the coding sequence TTGGCGCTGGCGTTGACGTTCCTGGCCGCCATTCTCCTGGTCGCTGGCAGCGGACAGACCGCCGCGGCACGCACCATTCCGAGCGGCGTCTGGAGCACCGGGGCGACGCAGGCCCGGGTTGACGAGGGGCCGCGCCCGAAGGCCGACCGCCAGCCCGCCCGCCAGGCTGCTGAGGCGTCCAAGCACCAGCGCATCGACAGCGCCCTGACCCAGACGATCCGTGCATCCCAGGCTGGCGGGCGCGCCCAGGCGCTGGAGTCGGCGCGCGTGCGCGGTATCGCCGTCAGGGATGGGCGGGTGCGCGTCGTCGTGGAGACCGCGGCCGGCCGGCCGCGCGCCGCGAAGGCGGCCATCAGCGGCGTTGGCGGGAAGGTTGAGGCCGAGTACGCCACCCTGCTGCAGGCCCTCCTGCCGCCCTCAGGCATCGAGCAGGTGGCTGCCGAGCCGGCCGTCCGCTACGTGCGAACGCCCGCGGCCCCCCAGCGCGACGCCGTCTCTGGCGAAGGCGTGATGGCGACGAACGCCTCGGCGTGGCATACGGCTGGCTTCACCGGGCAGGGCGTCAAGGTCGGCATCATCGACTTCGGCTTCACGGGCTACTCCGCGCGTCAAGCCGCTGGCGATCTGCCAGCAGCCCTGACCGCCGTGGACTACTGCGGCGGCCTCATCACCGCGCCGGGCGGCGAGCACGGCACGGCTGTCGCCGAGGTCGTCTACGAGATGGCTCCCGGCGCGCAGGTGTACCTCCTCTGTGTGGACACCGAGGTGCAGCTCGGCATGGCCAAGGACTACGCGAAGGCCAACGGCATCTCGATCCTGGTGATGTCGGCCTCCTGGTTCAACACCAGCCGTGGCGACGGCACCGGCAGCCCGACCTCCCCCAGCGCTATCGTGGCCGACGCCCGTGCGAGCGGCATCCTCTGGGTCAACTCGGTGGGCAACCGCGCCCAACAGCACTGGACCGGCGTGTACAGCGACACCGACAACGACGGCGCCCACAACTTCACGGCCCTTGACAACGCCAACACGGTCTTCCTGCCGGCTGGCGAGACGACCTGCATCTCGCTGAAGTGGGATGACTGGCCGGCCAGCAGCCAGGACTACGATCTGGAAGTGACCGTCTCGGCGACGGGCGTCATCGTTGCCAGCTCCTCTAACTTCCAGACCGGCACCCAGCCGCCAATTGAGAGCCGCTGCTTCACGAACTTGACGGGCGTCAGCCAGAATTTCGGCATCTGGATCCTCAAGTTCCAGGCGACGGCCGCTCCCCGTTTCGACCTCTACATCTACCCCGGCCCGAACCTCGAATATCAGTCCGCTGCCGGCAGCATCACCGAGCCCGGCTCCTCCCCGAGCGCGTTCGCGGTAGGGGCGATCTGCTGGCAGAACGACCGGCTTGAGTCGTACAGCGGCCAGGGGCCAACTATCGACGGGCGGATCAAGCCGGACATCGCCGGCCAGACCCACGTCTCAAGTGGCGTGTACGGAGCGTTCGTCTCCTGCCCTGGCGGCAGCAACGGCCAGGGCGGCTTTGACGGGACCAGCGCCGCGGCGCCCCACGTGGCCGGCGCAGCGGCGTTGGTCAAGAGCGCCAATCTCACCTACACGGCGGATCAGATCCAGGCATTCCTCGAAGGGCGGGCCGTCGATCTCGGAACGACTGGGCGGGACAACCAGTACGGCGCAGGGAAGCTCATCCTTGGGGCTGCGCCGGGGGCCGGTGGCCTCCCTGCGCCGACCATGCCCGTTGGTATCCCTGGTGTCGTCACGCCGCCAGGCCCCGGCGTGGCCGCCGATCCTGGGCCGTATCCGCAGACCTCCCAGTATTTCCCCGAGGATGACACGGACAAGCCGCGGCGCCTGACGCGCGACGAGCGTCGGCAGCGTGCGGCCACCAGCCGCATCGGCTCCGACGATGTCCACACCGAGGGGAACGTCCTGCGCGTCGAGTGCAAGGCTGAGACGCCGTTCCTGGTGATCGGGATGCGCGACGGCGATCAGACGGTGCGGCTCCACGCGACGGCCCGCGAGAAGTGCGGCTCGGTGAGCGTCGGGAGCTACGTGCTGGTCGAAGGCGTCAAGGAGCACGAAGGGCTGTTCGACGCCGACGAGCTGGACCTCGCCGACTGA
- a CDS encoding mandelate racemase/muconate lactonizing enzyme family protein, with translation MKITAITTETYRWPRRKPISNGKHTYTHTGVRLVKIHTDEGVEGVGVCAIQPVVQATIEHLIPELIGEDPIDVERLWHKMWIPKLIGRRGLTTRAISGIDIALWDLRAKVAGLPLYKMLGGFRNRMPTYVTGGYYEDGKGLKELQQEMRESVEMGARAVKMKIGAVPIREDAERVKAVREAIGPDVKLLVDANCAYRAYEAIQLARRIEEYDIFWFEEPLAPDDYEGHRRLAQMSSIPIATGENEYTRYGFRDLIQTGAVPILNADAKILGGVTEWIKVAALAQAHDLVIAPHGSQDIHIHLVSAISNGLLLEFHRESTNPMWAKMYHHPLRLNDDGTVSPPEIPGSGIEPNYEVLEPFRVG, from the coding sequence ATGAAGATCACCGCGATCACGACCGAGACGTACCGTTGGCCGCGCCGCAAGCCGATCTCCAACGGCAAGCACACCTACACCCATACCGGCGTGCGGCTCGTCAAGATCCACACGGATGAGGGCGTTGAGGGCGTCGGGGTCTGCGCCATTCAGCCAGTGGTGCAGGCGACCATCGAGCACCTGATCCCGGAGCTGATCGGCGAAGACCCGATTGACGTCGAGCGGCTCTGGCACAAGATGTGGATCCCCAAGCTCATCGGCCGACGCGGCCTGACGACGCGAGCCATCAGCGGCATCGACATCGCCCTCTGGGACCTCCGGGCGAAGGTGGCCGGGCTGCCGCTCTACAAGATGCTCGGCGGCTTCCGCAATCGGATGCCCACCTACGTCACCGGCGGCTACTACGAGGACGGCAAGGGCCTCAAAGAGCTGCAGCAGGAGATGCGTGAGAGCGTCGAGATGGGCGCGCGGGCCGTCAAGATGAAGATCGGGGCGGTGCCGATCCGCGAGGACGCCGAGCGCGTCAAGGCCGTCCGCGAGGCCATTGGCCCCGACGTGAAGCTGCTGGTGGACGCCAACTGCGCCTACCGGGCCTACGAGGCGATCCAGCTTGCGCGGCGCATCGAGGAGTACGACATCTTCTGGTTCGAGGAGCCGCTGGCCCCGGACGACTACGAGGGGCACCGGCGGCTGGCCCAGATGTCGAGCATCCCGATTGCGACCGGCGAGAACGAGTACACCCGCTACGGCTTCCGCGACCTGATCCAGACGGGCGCGGTCCCGATCCTCAACGCCGACGCCAAGATCCTCGGCGGCGTCACCGAGTGGATCAAGGTGGCGGCGCTGGCCCAGGCGCACGACCTGGTCATCGCGCCGCACGGCTCGCAGGACATCCACATCCACCTCGTCTCGGCGATCTCCAACGGGCTGCTGCTGGAGTTCCACCGCGAGAGCACCAACCCGATGTGGGCCAAGATGTACCACCACCCGCTGCGGCTGAACGACGACGGAACCGTCAGCCCGCCGGAGATCCCCGGCAGCGGCATCGAGCCGAACTACGAGGTGCTGGAGCCGTTCCGGGTCGGCTAG
- a CDS encoding mandelate racemase/muconate lactonizing enzyme family protein → MKIIDVTTETYKWPRHKPISNGLHTYTHSGLGLIKIHTDEGTLGVGVGSTGGIAGATIEHLKPELIGEDPIDVERLWHKMWIPKLIGRRGLTTRAIAGIDIALWDLRAKVAGMPLYKMLGGFRNRMPTYIAGGYYEEGKGIKELQQEMYDNVNMGAKAVKIKIGAIPIREDAERVKACREAIGPDVKLLVDANCAYRAYEAIQMARAMEEYDIFWFEEPIAPDDYEGHTRLAQMTSIPIATGENEYTRYGFRDLINTKAVPILNADAKVLGGVTEFMKVAAYAQAHDLVIAPHGSQDIHIHLVTAIQNGLILEYYRDSVDPMHGKVYNTTLRLNDDGTVSPPEVPGIGIDPNYKELEKYRVA, encoded by the coding sequence TTGAAGATCATCGACGTCACCACAGAGACCTACAAGTGGCCGCGCCATAAGCCGATCTCGAACGGCCTCCACACCTACACCCACTCGGGCCTGGGTCTGATCAAGATCCACACCGACGAGGGCACGCTGGGCGTGGGCGTCGGCTCGACGGGGGGCATCGCCGGGGCGACCATCGAGCACCTCAAGCCTGAGCTGATCGGCGAGGACCCGATTGACGTCGAGCGGCTGTGGCACAAGATGTGGATCCCGAAGCTCATCGGCCGGCGTGGCCTGACCACGCGAGCCATCGCCGGCATCGACATCGCCCTCTGGGATCTCCGGGCGAAGGTCGCAGGGATGCCGCTCTACAAGATGCTCGGCGGCTTCCGAAACCGTATGCCCACGTACATTGCTGGCGGCTACTACGAGGAAGGCAAGGGCATCAAAGAACTCCAGCAGGAGATGTACGACAACGTCAATATGGGCGCGAAGGCCGTCAAGATCAAGATTGGCGCCATCCCGATCCGTGAGGATGCCGAGCGCGTGAAGGCGTGCCGGGAGGCCATCGGTCCCGACGTGAAGCTGCTGGTGGACGCCAACTGCGCCTACCGGGCGTACGAGGCGATCCAGATGGCCCGGGCGATGGAGGAGTACGACATCTTCTGGTTCGAGGAGCCCATCGCTCCCGACGACTACGAAGGGCATACCCGGCTGGCCCAGATGACGAGCATCCCGATTGCCACGGGTGAGAACGAGTACACCCGCTACGGCTTCCGGGATCTCATCAACACCAAGGCCGTGCCGATCCTCAACGCCGATGCGAAGGTGCTGGGCGGCGTCACCGAGTTCATGAAGGTGGCGGCCTACGCCCAGGCGCACGATCTGGTGATCGCGCCGCACGGCTCGCAGGACATCCACATCCACCTCGTCACGGCGATCCAGAACGGCCTGATTCTGGAGTACTACCGCGACTCGGTGGACCCGATGCACGGCAAGGTCTACAACACCACGCTCCGGCTGAACGACGACGGCACCGTCAGCCCGCCGGAGGTGCCGGGCATCGGCATCGATCCGAACTACAAGGAGCTGGAGAAGTACCGGGTCGCCTGA
- a CDS encoding Ldh family oxidoreductase: MAQAVNVAELRERVAGIFTRLDVPAEDAGIVAHHLVEADLRGVHSHGVIRVPTYVTAIKAGKINPKPKIEVVEDHGGQVVMDGDNGFGQLTAFRANELAIERGKEHGLAAVALRRSTHCGAMAYYAIRARAAGLVGLAITNAGMNMAPTGGAAKIVGNNPFAMAVPTTREWPMVLDMATSVVAGGKLDVARSKGESIPLGWARDKDGNPTTDPVAARAGLLEPLGGPKGYGMAVMLDVLAGVLSGGRFGGMLGVQPGESGMGQFFLTIDVTRFMSMDTFKARMDELIDQIHNSPKLPGVNKIYVAGEIEWAMQSSRERDGVPIEESVLADLSKVEQDLG; the protein is encoded by the coding sequence ATGGCACAGGCCGTCAACGTAGCGGAGCTCCGAGAGCGCGTGGCCGGCATCTTCACGCGGCTGGACGTACCGGCTGAGGATGCCGGCATCGTCGCACACCACCTGGTCGAGGCCGATCTGCGCGGCGTTCACTCGCACGGCGTGATCCGCGTCCCGACCTATGTGACGGCGATCAAGGCCGGCAAGATCAATCCGAAGCCGAAGATCGAGGTCGTCGAGGATCACGGCGGGCAGGTCGTCATGGACGGCGACAACGGTTTCGGGCAGCTCACGGCGTTCCGCGCCAACGAGCTGGCCATCGAGCGGGGCAAGGAGCACGGTCTCGCCGCCGTGGCGCTGCGTCGCTCGACCCACTGCGGCGCGATGGCCTACTACGCCATTCGCGCCCGCGCGGCCGGGTTGGTCGGGCTGGCGATCACCAACGCCGGCATGAACATGGCCCCCACGGGCGGCGCGGCGAAGATCGTCGGCAACAACCCGTTCGCGATGGCCGTCCCGACCACCCGTGAGTGGCCGATGGTCCTGGACATGGCGACGAGCGTCGTGGCGGGCGGCAAGCTGGACGTGGCGCGCTCCAAGGGCGAGTCGATCCCGCTGGGCTGGGCGCGCGACAAGGACGGCAACCCGACCACGGACCCGGTCGCGGCGCGGGCCGGCCTGCTGGAGCCGCTCGGCGGCCCGAAGGGGTACGGCATGGCGGTCATGCTGGACGTGCTGGCCGGCGTGCTCTCGGGCGGCCGGTTTGGCGGGATGCTCGGGGTGCAGCCCGGCGAGAGCGGCATGGGCCAGTTCTTCCTGACCATCGACGTGACGCGCTTCATGTCGATGGACACGTTCAAGGCCCGGATGGACGAGCTGATCGACCAGATCCACAACTCGCCCAAGCTGCCGGGCGTGAACAAGATCTACGTGGCCGGCGAGATCGAGTGGGCGATGCAGTCGAGCCGCGAGCGCGACGGCGTCCCGATTGAAGAGTCGGTGCTGGCCGACCTCTCGAAGGTCGAGCAGGATCTGGGCTGA
- a CDS encoding intradiol ring-cleavage dioxygenase, translated as MTDRHPTDASVSPRLSRRAALRLWGGRVVPMMLLAACAGPTSAQTIREPAGHRQQSAPSRGGRGAAAQEAGQSAARQESIGQPACVLTPQQTEGPYFVDERLNRSDIRGNPADGALSEGIPLTLTLHVSQVNGGSCTPLAGLFVDVWQCDAKGVYSDVQDRNWGTSRGSQFLRGYQVTDEQGVVQFTTIYPGWYRGRAAHIHFKVRTALDGGRQQVSQFYFDDTLSDEVFQQPPYAAMGTGRTRNSQDGIYRSGGDVLTLQCVQDADGYAATYHLGVNLA; from the coding sequence ATGACCGACCGTCACCCCACCGACGCCTCCGTGTCTCCCAGGCTCTCCCGCCGGGCCGCCCTCCGCCTGTGGGGTGGGCGCGTCGTCCCGATGATGCTGCTGGCAGCCTGCGCCGGCCCGACTTCCGCCCAGACGATCCGCGAGCCAGCAGGCCATCGGCAGCAGAGCGCGCCGTCGCGCGGAGGCCGGGGCGCTGCCGCCCAGGAGGCGGGCCAGTCCGCCGCCCGCCAGGAGAGCATCGGGCAGCCGGCCTGCGTCCTGACGCCGCAGCAGACGGAGGGGCCGTACTTTGTGGACGAGCGCCTCAACCGCTCGGACATCAGGGGGAATCCCGCGGACGGCGCCCTCTCGGAGGGCATCCCGCTTACGCTGACGCTGCACGTCAGTCAGGTGAACGGCGGCAGCTGTACGCCGCTCGCTGGCCTGTTCGTGGACGTCTGGCAGTGCGACGCGAAGGGCGTCTACTCGGACGTGCAGGATCGGAACTGGGGGACCTCACGCGGGAGCCAGTTCCTGCGCGGCTACCAGGTGACCGACGAGCAGGGCGTCGTCCAGTTCACGACCATCTACCCCGGCTGGTACCGTGGACGAGCCGCCCACATCCATTTCAAGGTGCGGACGGCGTTGGATGGCGGACGGCAGCAAGTCTCGCAGTTCTACTTTGACGATACGCTCTCGGACGAGGTCTTTCAGCAGCCGCCGTACGCCGCGATGGGCACGGGACGGACGCGCAACAGCCAGGACGGCATCTACCGGAGCGGCGGCGATGTACTGACTCTGCAGTGCGTCCAGGACGCCGACGGCTACGCGGCGACGTACCACCTGGGCGTCAACCTGGCATAG